One Campylobacter concisus DNA window includes the following coding sequences:
- the rpsK gene encoding 30S ribosomal protein S11 translates to MAKRKIVKKKVVRKSIAKGIVYISATFNNTMVTVTDEMGNAIAWSSAGGLGFKGSKKSTPYAAQQAVEDALNKAKEHGIKEVGIKVQGPGSGRETAVKSVGGVEGIKVTFFKDITPLPHNGCRPPKRRRV, encoded by the coding sequence ATGGCGAAAAGAAAAATTGTTAAGAAAAAAGTAGTTAGAAAAAGCATAGCCAAAGGTATCGTTTATATCAGTGCAACATTTAACAACACTATGGTAACTGTAACTGATGAAATGGGAAATGCTATTGCATGGAGTAGTGCAGGTGGCTTAGGCTTTAAGGGTAGTAAAAAATCAACTCCTTATGCAGCTCAACAAGCTGTAGAAGATGCTTTAAATAAAGCAAAAGAACACGGCATTAAAGAAGTTGGCATCAAGGTTCAAGGTCCAGGTAGCGGACGTGAAACGGCTGTGAAGAGTGTAGGCGGTGTTGAAGGTATAAAAGTAACTTTCTTCAAAGATATCACACCTTTACCACACAATGGTTGCAGACCGCCAAAACGCCGCCGCGTATAA
- the rpsM gene encoding 30S ribosomal protein S13, giving the protein MARIAGVDLPNKKRIEYGLTYIYGIGLYKSRQILDAAGISYDKRVYELSEDEAAAIRKEIQEHHIVEGDLRKQVAMDIKALMDLGSYRGLRHRKGLPVRGQKTKTNARTRKGRRKTVGAATK; this is encoded by the coding sequence ATGGCACGTATTGCAGGTGTAGATTTACCAAACAAAAAGAGAATAGAGTATGGTTTGACTTATATCTATGGTATAGGTCTTTATAAATCTCGTCAAATTCTTGACGCAGCTGGAATTTCTTACGACAAGAGAGTTTATGAGCTTAGCGAAGACGAAGCAGCAGCTATCCGTAAAGAAATTCAAGAGCACCATATCGTTGAGGGTGATTTGAGAAAACAAGTTGCTATGGATATCAAAGCTCTTATGGATCTTGGAAGTTATAGAGGTCTTCGCCACAGAAAGGGTCTTCCTGTTCGTGGTCAAAAGACTAAAACTAATGCTAGAACCAGAAAAGGCAGACGTAAAACTGTCGGTGCGGCTACTAAGTAA
- the rpmJ gene encoding 50S ribosomal protein L36: MKVRPSVKKMCDKCKIVKRSGIIRVICENPKHKQRQG; this comes from the coding sequence ATGAAAGTTCGTCCTTCTGTAAAGAAGATGTGTGACAAATGTAAAATTGTCAAACGTAGTGGCATAATTCGTGTTATCTGCGAAAATCCAAAACATAAACAAAGACAAGGATAA
- the infA gene encoding translation initiation factor IF-1: MAKDDVIEIDGNVVEALPNATFKVELDNKHIILCHIAGKMRMHYIKIMPGDRVKVELTPYSLDKGRITYRYK; the protein is encoded by the coding sequence GTGGCAAAAGACGATGTCATTGAGATTGATGGAAATGTTGTTGAAGCACTGCCAAATGCAACTTTTAAAGTTGAGCTTGACAACAAACATATCATTTTATGTCATATCGCCGGAAAGATGAGAATGCATTATATAAAGATAATGCCTGGCGACCGCGTAAAAGTAGAACTTACGCCATATAGCCTAGACAAGGGCAGGATCACTTATAGGTATAAGTAA
- the map gene encoding type I methionyl aminopeptidase has translation MAITLKRPAEIEKMRAANKIVARTLDHISTIIKPGISLLEIDKICEDMIRAAGAKPAFKGLYGFPNAACISVNEVVIHGIPNEYKLKEGDIVSVDIGSNLDGYFGDSARTFGVGKISKEDEALIACSKDALYFAIDFIRAGMHFKEISCELEKFILGRGYIPLRGYCGHGIGKRPHEEPEIPNYLEGNNPKAGPKIKEGMVFCIEPMICQKDGTPVLGSDNWKVTSKDGLRTSHYEHCMAIVNGKAEILSQA, from the coding sequence ATGGCTATCACGCTAAAAAGACCAGCTGAGATAGAGAAAATGAGAGCGGCGAACAAGATCGTCGCTCGAACACTTGATCACATTTCTACGATCATAAAACCTGGAATTTCACTTCTTGAGATAGATAAAATTTGCGAAGATATGATAAGAGCAGCTGGAGCAAAACCCGCCTTTAAAGGGCTTTATGGCTTTCCAAATGCAGCTTGCATAAGCGTCAATGAAGTGGTGATCCACGGAATTCCAAATGAATACAAGCTAAAAGAGGGCGATATCGTTAGTGTAGATATCGGCTCAAATTTAGATGGTTATTTTGGTGATTCAGCTAGGACATTTGGAGTTGGTAAAATTTCAAAAGAAGACGAAGCTTTGATCGCTTGCTCAAAAGACGCGCTATATTTTGCAATTGATTTCATAAGAGCTGGTATGCACTTTAAAGAGATTAGCTGCGAGCTTGAGAAATTTATTCTTGGTAGAGGCTATATACCTTTGCGCGGATATTGCGGTCATGGCATAGGCAAAAGGCCACACGAAGAGCCAGAAATTCCAAACTATCTTGAAGGAAACAATCCAAAAGCTGGACCAAAGATAAAAGAGGGAATGGTTTTTTGTATAGAGCCGATGATCTGCCAAAAAGATGGCACGCCAGTTTTAGGAAGCGATAACTGGAAAGTAACCTCAAAAGATGGTTTGAGAACTAGCCATTATGAGCATTGCATGGCGATAGTTAATGGCAAAGCCGAAATTTTAAGCCAAGCGTAA
- the secY gene encoding preprotein translocase subunit SecY: MDKTLTNKILITLAFLFAYRILAYVPVPGVNVDVIKEFFNSNNSNALGLFNMFSGKAAERLSIISLGIMPYITASIIMELLAATFPKLGQMKKERDGMQKYMQIIRYATIVITLVQSIGVSIGLQSLSGRGGEQAIMIDMNLFIAISAVSMLTGTMLLMWIGEQITQRGIGNGISLIIFAGIVSGIPSAIGGTVNLVNTSEMNFLTVIAILVIILATIGAIIFVEMGERRIPISYSRKVIMENQNKRIMNYIPIKVNLSGVIPPIFASAILMFPSTILQASTNPVIQAINDFLSPNGYMFNVLTFLFIIFFAFFYASIVFNTKDISENLKKQGGFIPGVRPGESTASYLNEVAGRLTLGGALYLGIISTLPWVLVKTMGVPFYFGGTSVLIVVSVALDTMRRIEAQSYTNKYQTLSAVGL; encoded by the coding sequence TGGCATTTTTGTTCGCATACAGGATACTGGCTTATGTGCCAGTTCCTGGTGTTAATGTCGACGTAATTAAAGAATTTTTCAATTCAAACAATAGCAACGCCTTGGGTCTATTTAATATGTTTAGTGGTAAGGCCGCTGAGCGTTTAAGTATCATATCTCTAGGCATCATGCCTTACATCACAGCTTCGATCATCATGGAGCTTCTAGCAGCGACATTTCCAAAGTTAGGTCAGATGAAAAAAGAGCGCGACGGTATGCAAAAATATATGCAAATCATACGTTATGCGACCATCGTTATCACTCTTGTACAATCAATCGGCGTCTCTATCGGACTTCAAAGCTTAAGCGGTCGTGGTGGCGAGCAAGCTATCATGATAGATATGAATTTATTTATCGCGATCTCTGCTGTATCTATGCTAACTGGCACCATGCTACTTATGTGGATAGGTGAGCAGATCACGCAGCGCGGTATAGGCAATGGTATAAGTCTTATCATCTTTGCGGGCATCGTCTCTGGCATACCTAGTGCGATCGGCGGAACTGTAAATTTGGTAAATACTTCTGAGATGAATTTCCTAACAGTCATCGCTATTTTGGTGATCATTTTAGCGACCATTGGTGCTATTATCTTTGTCGAGATGGGCGAAAGACGTATCCCTATCTCTTACTCAAGAAAAGTGATAATGGAAAATCAAAACAAACGTATAATGAACTATATACCGATCAAAGTAAATTTAAGTGGCGTTATCCCACCGATATTTGCTAGTGCGATTTTGATGTTTCCAAGTACTATTTTGCAGGCTAGCACAAATCCAGTAATCCAGGCTATCAACGACTTTTTAAGTCCAAATGGCTATATGTTTAATGTTTTAACATTTTTATTTATCATCTTTTTTGCGTTTTTCTACGCATCTATCGTGTTTAACACAAAAGATATAAGTGAAAATTTAAAGAAACAAGGCGGATTTATCCCAGGTGTTAGACCGGGCGAAAGCACAGCTAGCTATCTAAATGAAGTAGCTGGCAGGCTAACTTTAGGTGGTGCTTTGTACTTGGGCATCATTTCAACATTACCTTGGGTACTTGTAAAGACTATGGGCGTACCATTTTATTTTGGCGGTACATCAGTACTTATCGTGGTTTCAGTAGCACTTGATACTATGAGGCGCATAGAAGCTCAGTCTTATACAAACAAATATCAAACCCTAAGTGCAGTAGGTCTATAA